The Gloeomargarita lithophora Alchichica-D10 genomic sequence TGCATCCGCATGGGCAGTGGTATTCTCCAGGAGAATTTCTAAGTCTTGCTTCTCCTGTTTTAATTCTTGAATTTGTGTTTCTAATTCGGCAATTTGAGCGTCAGGATTCATGGCAAAAATCCAATTGAAGAGTGGGTAATAGCCGTTGCAAATTGACTAAGGATTTATGTTGCCAAGGAATATTCTCGTTACATTGTACCCTGAGATGAATAGTTCCAGTCTGTCGTACTTGAATCACAAACCGGGACAATACATTAATCCCCGAACTATTGAGAAACTTGAGTTGCCGCACATCCACAATCACTTCGGGGGGAGCCGCTGTCACGACCTGAGTCAACCAATCGGTCAGGGGTTGGTACTCGGCCATGCCATTCAGCCGCAGTGACCCCTCAAGCACCAATCGGGCTGGTTCTTGTTCTCCATAAACCCGATAACCGGCTCCACTCAATTCCTGTTCCCACCAATTCATTGTTCACCTCGCGGATGAGTTAATTGCACCAAAGTTGTTACTTGCCAATCCGGTATCCCTGGCAAAATTTTCCAACCGAGATGGGCTTCATAGTCATTGATAATAGTTAAATACCCCAAGCCAGAACCTTGACCATCTCCGACCGCATTGGCCTCTACCTTTTGTAAATAAAGTTCTTGGGGCGAATTCAGTGAAATCTGGTCAATCATTTCCTGTAAGCGTTCTGCCGTTGCTGGAGTTATCGAATTTTGTACCCGCACAATTAACTGCTCTGAGTAAATTTCTAAGCTAATGGTCACTGGTGAAGTTGAATCTGGAGCACTGAATTTCATGGCATTTTCCAAAAGTTCATTAACGATATAATTAACCGCTCCATGGAGATCAACTAAGCCATAACTGAGCAGTAACGGCCATTGACCATCCGGGAATAAATGGGTTACATAATCGGCCATAAAATTCGCAGACATACTATTAGTGCGCCAACGTTCCGTTAAAGGAACTGTCAATGGGGAAAACACCAAAGTCAAGTACTCCCGACAGTGGTTAAGGGGTTCTATAAATGCGCCGTAAACTCTAGTCATTAACTAAATCCATTTTATCTCAGCCTACCACAAGGGTTCACCGCTGGGAAAATTTGCTAAACTATAGCAATCTTAATTGGTTTTAGAGTAGCGGTCGCAGGGGCGCCGCCCCCGTCCCTGGTTCTGCGGAATTTCTGTTCACGATTCAAATCATATTGCTATATGAATTAAATGTAAATGTTGCTAAAATCTGCCCAAATGCTCGGAGACTTTGGCGACAACTTTAGTATATTGGAGGTACACTGATGTTGGCTAAACTGACACGGGGTCTGCTGTTGGGACTGATGGTGGTTTTGACCTGGTTGGGGACGGGGCAGGTGGCATTTGCCCAAACCTACCAAGTAAAAATGGGAGCGGATAATGGTATGTTGGCCTTCCAACCTGCCAAATTGACCATCAAAACCGGCGATACGGTGGAGTGGCTCAATAACAAATTGCCTCCCCACAATGTAGTTTTTGCTGCCGTTCCCAACGGAGACAAGGAGTTGGCTAGTAAGCTTTCCCAGCAGGGTTTGGTGTATANNNNNNNNNNNNNNNNNNNNNNNNNNNNNNNNNNNNNNNNNNNNNNNNNNNNNNNNNNNNNNNNNNNNNNNNNNNNNNNNNNNNNNNNNNNNNNNNNNNNNNNNNNNNNNNNNNNNNNNNNNNNNNNNNNNNNNNNNNNNNNNNNNNNNNNNNNNNNNNNNNNNNNNNNNNNNNNNNNNNNNNNNNNNNNNNNNNNNNNNNNNNNNNNNNNNNNNNNNNNNNNNNNNNNNNNNNNNNNNNNNNNNNNNNNNNNNNNNNNNNNNNNNNNNNNNNNNNNNNNNNNNNNNNNNNNNNNNNNNNNNNNNNNNNNNNNNNNNNNNNNNNNNNNNNNNNNNNNNNNNNNNNNNNNNNNNNNNNNNNNNNNNNNNNNNNNNNNNNNNNNNNNNNNNNNNNNNNNNNNNNNNNNNNNNNNNNNNNNNNNNNNNNNNNNNNNNNNNNNNNNNNNNNNNNNNNNNNNNNNNNNNNNNNNNNNNNNNNNNNNNNNNNNNNNNNNNNNNNNNNNNNNNNNNNNNNNNNNNNNNNNNNNNNNNNNNNNNCTATAAGGTGGGGGATAGTTACCACGTTACCTTTGGCGGCGACCTACCTCCAGGTACTTATAGCTACTACTGCACGCCTCACCGGGGGGCTGGGATGCAGGGTAAAATTGTGGTGGAAGGCTAATTTGGAGTTGTAACGGTGGTGACCACCCCAAACTTAACTTTGGTGGGCTTATTCTGGGGGGCAATCGTGCTTTTGGGCGGGGTCACCTTGGGGGTGGGGTATCTCACCTGGGCAGAATGGCGGGATCGGCGGCGACAACAAGCTCAAGGCCGTTCCCGCGCTTCATCAGGGCGGCGATAAAATAGTAAGATGTAAATAGTAAAACATTCTTAGTCCGGGGGCGATGCCCCTGCGACCGCTGTTCTCATAGCGATAGCGTGGCGTAGCCATATTCAAATAGGATTGCTATATTTTTACCGCCGCCTAATTTTCCCCCTACCCCGACTGCTCATAGCGTTCGTAGGCACTGACAATCCGTTGCACCAGGGGATGGCGCACCACATCCGCCGCTGTAAGTTGACAAAAGCCAATCCCCGGCACCCCCTGGAGTACCTGCGCCGCTACGGTCAACCCCGAATCCTGTCGCCGGTCTAAATCCACCTGGGTTGTATCACCGGTGATCACCATGCGGGAGCCAAACCCCAGGCGGGTCAACAGCATTTTTATCTGCCCCGGCGTGGTGTTTTGCGCCTCATCCAGGATGATAAACGCCCGGTTCAGCGTCCGCCCCCGCATATAGGCCAAAGGAGCCACCTCGATCACCCCCCGCTCCAACCACTGGGGAATCCGCACCGGGTCGAGCAAATCGTACAGGGCATCGTACAACGGACGCAGATAGGGGCTGATTTTTTGTTGCAAATCCCCCGGCAAAAAACCCAACTTCTCCCCCGCTTCCACCGCCGGACGGGTGAGGATCAACCGCTCACATTCCTGGTTGTGCAAAGCCTGTACCGCCAAAACCGCCGCCAAATAGGTTTTCCCCGTCCCCGCCGGCCCGATGCCAAAGGTAATTTCATGGGTGCGAATCGCCTGAATGTACTGCCATTGCCCTAAGGTACGGGCACAGATTTCTTCCCCCCGGCGGGTGTGCGCCAGAATATCCCGGTGCATTTGGGTGACCAGTTCCGGGTCAGGTGCAGTCAATACCGTGTCAATATCCGCCGCCGTGATGGGTTGTCCCCTGCGCCAAAGGTGCGCCAAAGCCGTCACCACCTGGATACAGCGGTTGAGCGCTGGTTGCGTCCCCACCAGGTGCAATTCCT encodes the following:
- a CDS encoding slr1659 superfamily regulator — translated: MNWWEQELSGAGYRVYGEQEPARLVLEGSLRLNGMAEYQPLTDWLTQVVTAAPPEVIVDVRQLKFLNSSGINVLSRFVIQVRQTGTIHLRVQCNENIPWQHKSLVNLQRLLPTLQLDFCHES
- a CDS encoding slr1658 superfamily regulator, with translation MTRVYGAFIEPLNHCREYLTLVFSPLTVPLTERWRTNSMSANFMADYVTHLFPDGQWPLLLSYGLVDLHGAVNYIVNELLENAMKFSAPDSTSPVTISLEIYSEQLIVRVQNSITPATAERLQEMIDQISLNSPQELYLQKVEANAVGDGQGSGLGYLTIINDYEAHLGWKILPGIPDWQVTTLVQLTHPRGEQ
- a CDS encoding plastocyanin/azurin family copper-binding protein, which gives rise to MLAKLTRGLLLGLMVVLTWLGTGQVAFAQTYQVKMGADNGMLAFQPAKLTIKTGDTVEWLNNKLPPHNVVFAAVPNGDKELASKLSQQGLVY
- a CDS encoding plastocyanin/azurin family copper-binding protein; translation: MGDSYHVTFGGDLPPGTYSYYCTPHRGAGMQGKIVVEG
- a CDS encoding PhoH family protein; its protein translation is MPDRASAVALAGAGEANLRQLNQALGVQAVLRGQELHLVGTQPALNRCIQVVTALAHLWRRGQPITAADIDTVLTAPDPELVTQMHRDILAHTRRGEEICARTLGQWQYIQAIRTHEITFGIGPAGTGKTYLAAVLAVQALHNQECERLILTRPAVEAGEKLGFLPGDLQQKISPYLRPLYDALYDLLDPVRIPQWLERGVIEVAPLAYMRGRTLNRAFIILDEAQNTTPGQIKMLLTRLGFGSRMVITGDTTQVDLDRRQDSGLTVAAQVLQGVPGIGFCQLTAADVVRHPLVQRIVSAYERYEQSG